The Astyanax mexicanus isolate ESR-SI-001 chromosome 12, AstMex3_surface, whole genome shotgun sequence genome window below encodes:
- the ppp2r2aa gene encoding serine/threonine-protein phosphatase 2A 55 kDa regulatory subunit B alpha isoform: MEGDGGSEFRQWCLSQVKGAIDDDVTEADIISAVEFNHSGELLATGDRGGRIVIFQQEQESKALPQSRGEYNVYSTFQSHEPEFDYLKSLEIEEKINKIRWLPQKNAAHFLLSTNDKTIKLWKISERDKRPEGYNLKEEDGRYKDPTSVTTLRVPVFQPMDLMVEASPRRVYANAHTYHINSISVNSDNETYLSADDLRINLWHLDFTDRSFNIVDIKPTNMEELTEVITASEFHPLQCNTFVYGSSKGSVRLCDMRAAALCDRHSKLFEEPEDPSARSFFSEIISSVSDVKFSHSGRYMMTRDYLTVKIWDLNMESRPVETYQVHEYLRSKLCSLYENDCIFDKFECCWSQDDSEVMTGSYNNFFRMFGRDGQPGMTLEASWESSSPRCPLRPWRVCAGSRRNDDEIGVDCLDFSRKILHTSWHPQDGIIAMATINNLYIFQEKLN; encoded by the exons ATGGAAG GAGATGGGGGCAGCGAGTTCAGACAGTGGTGTCTCTCTCAGGTCAAAGGAGCCATTGACGATGATGTAACAGAAG ctGATATTATCTCTGCGGTGGAGTTCAATCATTCAGGAGAGCTTTTGGCCACTGGTGATCGAGGTGGCAGAATAGTCATCTTTCAGCAAGAGCAAGAG AGTAAAGCTCTGCCTCAGTCTCGAGGAGAATACAACGTCTACAGCACCTTCCAGAGTCACGAACCAGAGTTTGACTACCTGAAGAGTTTGGAGATCGAGGAGAAGATTAACAAGATACGTTGGCTCCCTCAGAAAAATGCTGCTCACTTTCTATTGTCCACAAATG ATAAAACTATTAAGCTGTGGAAAATTAGTGAACGTGATAAAAGACCAGAGGGCTACAACCTAAAAGAGGAGGATGGGCGATACAAGGATCCTACATCTGTTACTACACTACGG GTTCCAGTGTTCCAGCCCATGGACCTAATGGTAGAGGCCAGTCCTCGGCGGGTCTATGCCAATGCACACACCTATCACATCAACTCTATTTCAGTCAACAGTGATAATGAGACCTACCTGTCTGCAGATGACCTGAGGATCAACCTGTGGCACCTTGACTTTACAGACCGTAGCTTCA ACATTGTGGACATCAAACCTACGAACATGGAAGAGCTGACTGAAGTGATCACAGCCTCAGAGTTCCATCCTCTCCAGTGCAACACTTTTGTTTATGGCAGCAGCAAGGGCTCTGTGCGCCTGTGCGACATGAGGGCGGCTGCACTCTGTGATCGGCACTCGAAAT TGTTTGAGGAGCCTGAGGATCCTAGTGCTCGTTCCTTCTTTTCCGAAATTATCTCCTCTGTCTCGGACGTCAAGTTTAGCCACAGTGGCCGCTACATGATGACCCGTGACTACCTGACGGTTAAGATCTGGGACCTCAACATGGAGAGCCGACCTGTGGAGACCTATCAG GTTCATGAGTATCTCAGGAGTAAGCTGTGTTCTCTCTATGAGAATGACTGCATCTTCGATAAGTTTGAGTGCTGCTGGAGCCAGGATGACAG TGAGGTGATGACAGGCTCCTATAACAACTTCTTCCGGATGTTTGGTCGTGACGGCCAGCCTGGGATGACCCTGGAGGCCTCATGGGAAAGCAGCTCACCTCGTTGCCCGCTGAGGCCCTGGAGAGTGTGTGCAGGGAGCAGGCGCAATGATGACGAAATCGGGGTGGACTGCCTGGACTTCAGCAGGAAGATTCTCCACACTAGCTGGCACCCTCAGGATGGCATCATTGCAATGGCGACCATTAATAACCTTTATATATTCCAGGAGAAACTGAACTAG